Genomic segment of Deltaproteobacteria bacterium:
CTGGCGGCAAACCAGATGGCTGTGGAGGCGGCATATTTGCCTACCAGGCCAGCCCCTCCATAACAAACAACCTGATTACAGCCAACGTGGCCACCTACACGACGCAAGGATATCCCACTGCCACCACCGGCTATGGCGGCGGCATCTATCTGAGGGCGTGCACTGGCGCTCTGGTCTCGGACAACACCATCTCGGAAAACATTGCCAGCAAGGCCAACCTGGGTCAAGGGGGCGGCATATACTTTTATGGCTATGATCAAACGTCGGCCATTCTTGACAACAAAATTATCGACAACGTGGGGACCACCACAACCGATGCCGGCTGGGGCGGCGGTGTAAGTATCGCCTCCAGTCATTTACCGGTGAAAGGCAACACTATCGAGGGCAATGTCGCCTCCAAAGGAGGCAGTTCTCAGGGCAGCGGCCTGTATCAGTGGCAAGGTTCGGCGCCCATACAGGAAAACACCATAGCAGGCAACTCCAGGGGGTCAGCGGTGTATCTGGGCCACAGCTATTCCACTGTGGAGCGGAACTACATATGGGACAATGACGTTGACGAAGCGATAAGGCTGCTCGCCTCCCCTAACGGCAAGAATGTCACACTGGTGAACAATGTGGTGGTCGGAAGCGGCCTTTATGTGGTCTATGCAGAGGGCCATGAGACCCAGCCGCTGTCAGCGGTTCTCAAGCACAACACCCTGGTGGCGGCTGCGGCCTCGTATGGCGTTTATGCAATTGACCACGCCACCATAACCATGATCAACAACATTGTCACGGGCTGTGCGGTTTCAGGGAATTATGTGGCAGACGGCACCAGCAGCATTGCCGCAGACCACAACCTCTTTTACGACAATGCGGCTGACGGCGAAAGGGGCACCAATCCTGTTGACGGCAATCCCCTCTTCAGGAATGCCGCCGGCTTAGACTATCGCCTCCGGGCTGGCTCGGCTGCCATTGATGCAGGCACTGACGCCGGCATCACCATCGACGTGGAAGGCAGGCCCCGTCCCATGAAGATGGGCTACGACATCGGCGCCTACGAGCTGGCATCCGGCTTTACTCCGGGAATAAATATGCTGCTGCTTGATAACTGAAGGCCAGACTCTCTCGTGGCGGTTGAAAAAGCCCCCACTATTAGCAGACTGATATCACCATTGCCTGATCAACGGGTTGCAGTGCTGCCATCTGCCGCTGCCTGTAGAAAATGGCGCAAGTTTTGCAGAGCATTTCAGATCGCGTTGCCCACTATGCCAGTAAACAATAACTGCAGGTGCCGGGCTGTGAGCAGCTGATCCTGCGCTGTAAAATCAAGAGACAGGTGAGATAATGCATCCACAAGGAGTTCTTTGCATCCCAGATTGAAGCATTTCAGGGACTTGCAATTCGCCAGGAGAATATGGCATGGTAATCCCAAAGTCGATTTTCAGAGTACCTTGACAGTAATTGCTACTTGACAAGAGAAAATTTATGTGCTTTAAGTGACGTAGTTGTTGAATAAATGCTGCCTTCATACAGTGTGTTGAGCAAGAATCGCCGTTGCCCTGGGCTTTGGGTATTAATGATGATGAGATATCTTTTCTTCGTGCTCAGCCTCTCTTCGCGTCAAAGGAATGCCAGTATTCTCAGCCAAGGTTACCGTCCTGCTTTGATGCACGGCAGGTGTTTGAAGAACGGATGAAAGGGAGTGATTTTTTAAGAAAAAGTAATTATTTTATGGCAGTTTGTTTCTGTTATTAATGCTAGATTATAAGTTGAGTCTATTTTTGGCTGAAGTATTGAGGGAAAAAAGTTATCCTTACCAAGAGGAGGTGCCTTATGAAAGCTAGGGTTGTCGTTGGACTAATTGCTGCCTTTAGTCTTATTATCTTTTTTTCAGCACAAGCGAATGCAGCTTACAAGTTTTATACCTGCACGGTTGAACACGCAGGATATAATGTCAGTACCGGTGACGTACAGATCAAACTTAAACCAAACGGAAAGTCGACGGCTAAACTATTCTATGTTTCAGACACCAATGGGGATGCCGTACAGAATCGCTTTCTTGCTGTCGCAATTGCAGCTATCAGCAGCGGTTGTCAGGTAGCAGCAAGCATCGATTGGGAATCACCCGGTGAAATACAGATGATCAGACTTGTGGCT
This window contains:
- a CDS encoding right-handed parallel beta-helix repeat-containing protein, which translates into the protein MKAWQDYMESKLRMVMYLAAILVLFSLQPAGLGYAANLFVTTAGSGTACTQPQPCSLQTALSKASSGDAIYVAAGTYTGTGDNVVELSQDILLYGGWDGASSGPLARNPKLHVTVLDGEDARRVVYIAQGASPTIDGFTITRGNATGLITDCSGSGGKPDGCGGGIFAYQASPSITNNLITANVATYTTQGYPTATTGYGGGIYLRACTGALVSDNTISENIASKANLGQGGGIYFYGYDQTSAILDNKIIDNVGTTTTDAGWGGGVSIASSHLPVKGNTIEGNVASKGGSSQGSGLYQWQGSAPIQENTIAGNSRGSAVYLGHSYSTVERNYIWDNDVDEAIRLLASPNGKNVTLVNNVVVGSGLYVVYAEGHETQPLSAVLKHNTLVAAAASYGVYAIDHATITMINNIVTGCAVSGNYVADGTSSIAADHNLFYDNAADGERGTNPVDGNPLFRNAAGLDYRLRAGSAAIDAGTDAGITIDVEGRPRPMKMGYDIGAYELASGFTPGINMLLLDN